One genomic window of Deltaproteobacteria bacterium includes the following:
- a CDS encoding response regulator, which translates to LAVTDTGSGMTEEVKAHVFEPFFTTKEMGKGAGLGLATCYGIVKHSGGNIWVYSEPDKGTTFKIYLPRVEGEAEALPKRADSGLVPRGTETVLLVEDEPLVRDMATRMLRTWGYTVLECATGEEALQVAQEKGVEGIDLLLTDIVMPRMSGKELEERLKAENPQVRVLFFSGYTDNVVFHRGVLEPDAAFIQKPFSPTALAQKVREVLDG; encoded by the coding sequence GCTTGCTGTGACTGACACTGGTTCGGGGATGACCGAGGAAGTCAAGGCACATGTCTTTGAGCCCTTTTTCACCACAAAGGAGATGGGCAAGGGGGCCGGCCTTGGCCTTGCCACATGCTACGGCATTGTCAAACATAGCGGGGGAAACATCTGGGTTTACAGCGAACCGGACAAGGGCACGACGTTCAAGATCTATCTTCCCCGGGTCGAAGGGGAGGCCGAGGCCCTGCCAAAGAGAGCTGATTCGGGGCTCGTGCCAAGGGGAACCGAGACGGTCCTTCTCGTTGAGGATGAACCCCTGGTGCGGGACATGGCTACCCGTATGCTCCGCACGTGGGGCTATACTGTTCTTGAATGTGCCACGGGAGAGGAGGCCCTGCAGGTGGCCCAGGAAAAGGGCGTGGAAGGGATTGATCTTCTTCTCACCGACATTGTGATGCCTCGGATGAGCGGCAAGGAGCTCGAAGAACGGCTAAAGGCCGAAAACCCTCAAGTGAGAGTGCTTTTTTTCTCGGGTTATACGGACAATGTCGTTTTTCACCGTGGCGTGCTGGAGCCGGATGCCGCCTTTATTCAGAAACCCTTTTCACCCACAGCACTGGCACAGAAGGTAAGGGAAGTGCTGGACGGGTAA
- a CDS encoding response regulator has product MTRKVLFVDDEPHVTEGLKRALRREPYEILSAKSAHHAMEILARQPVDVVVSDEKMPGMSGSQFLTIVSQRYPDTVRIILTGHASLETAIRAINEGKIYRFLTKPCNEVDLAVTIRQALQLKDLMAKSRRVLEKARYQSAVLRELEEKHPGIARVKRTSSDAIIMGEETDSDLDRLMEEIKKSLRPKAG; this is encoded by the coding sequence ATGACACGGAAGGTCCTCTTCGTAGATGACGAACCCCATGTCACAGAAGGGCTGAAACGGGCTCTCCGCAGGGAACCTTACGAGATCTTGAGTGCAAAATCTGCTCACCACGCAATGGAGATCCTGGCTCGTCAGCCTGTTGATGTGGTTGTCTCAGACGAGAAGATGCCCGGCATGTCAGGATCTCAGTTTCTCACCATCGTCTCCCAGAGGTATCCTGATACGGTCCGGATCATCCTTACCGGACACGCGAGCCTGGAGACGGCTATTCGCGCCATCAACGAGGGCAAGATCTATCGCTTCTTGACAAAGCCCTGCAATGAGGTCGATCTTGCCGTAACTATCCGGCAGGCACTCCAACTGAAGGACCTTATGGCAAAGAGCCGGAGGGTGCTGGAAAAGGCCAGGTATCAGTCCGCAGTCCTGAGGGAGCTGGAAGAAAAACATCCAGGAATTGCACGGGTGAAGAGAACCTCCAGCGATGCAATCATCATGGGCGAAGAGACAGACAGCGACCTCGACAGGCTGATGGAAGAGATCAAGAAATCACTGAGACCAAAAGCGGGATGA
- a CDS encoding response regulator — protein MMTDKILFVDDDSSILAAYERQLRKKFLVQTALGAQQGLAAVSNRGPYAVIVSDLRMPGMDGIQFLSHARQVAPDSVRMILTGYADIRNAIEAVNEGNVFRFLTKPCDPNTLAKALAAGIEQYRLVTAERELLEKTLRGSIRVLTEILGLLNPEAFGRAQRITRYAKEIALEMGISKVWQLETAAMLSQIGWIILPEDLLKKIYKGQALTKEETRLFNTHPSIASDLLAHIPRMQGVAKIIAYQEKRFDGSGLPRDARRGKDIPLGSRILKVVLDFDALEASGTQGTKALAVLKERSGWYDPGILAALEAVLELDQAKYELRDVSVRELGENMILAEHVRTANGLLLVTKGNQISRPMLQRLRNFASTSGIKEPIRVLIPLTGRIHTHHLEDRPEGGIRYDTEGPLRR, from the coding sequence ATGATGACGGATAAGATTCTTTTTGTAGATGACGACTCCAGTATATTGGCGGCGTACGAGCGCCAATTGAGGAAGAAGTTCCTTGTGCAGACAGCACTCGGTGCTCAGCAGGGGCTGGCGGCCGTCAGTAATCGAGGGCCGTACGCGGTGATAGTATCTGACCTGCGCATGCCCGGCATGGACGGCATTCAATTCCTCTCTCATGCCAGGCAGGTCGCTCCTGACAGTGTGCGCATGATCCTTACAGGGTACGCAGATATACGGAACGCCATCGAGGCTGTGAACGAGGGGAATGTCTTTCGCTTCCTGACCAAACCTTGCGACCCGAATACCCTGGCAAAGGCACTCGCCGCGGGAATCGAACAGTATCGACTGGTCACGGCTGAACGGGAACTGCTCGAGAAGACCCTTCGCGGCAGCATCAGGGTTCTTACCGAGATACTCGGATTGCTCAATCCCGAGGCTTTCGGCCGGGCCCAGCGAATCACCCGTTACGCAAAAGAGATTGCCCTGGAGATGGGGATCTCCAAGGTATGGCAGCTGGAAACCGCTGCCATGCTCTCGCAGATCGGGTGGATCATCCTGCCCGAAGACCTTCTGAAAAAGATATACAAGGGGCAAGCACTCACGAAGGAAGAAACAAGGCTCTTCAACACACACCCATCCATTGCATCGGATTTGCTTGCCCACATTCCACGCATGCAGGGGGTTGCCAAGATCATCGCTTATCAGGAAAAGCGTTTTGATGGCTCCGGCCTACCCAGAGATGCCCGGAGGGGTAAAGACATCCCTCTGGGATCGAGGATTCTTAAGGTCGTTCTCGATTTTGATGCTCTGGAGGCTTCCGGAACCCAAGGGACTAAGGCCCTGGCAGTACTCAAAGAGAGATCAGGTTGGTACGATCCCGGTATCCTGGCCGCGCTGGAGGCGGTCCTTGAGCTTGACCAGGCAAAGTACGAGCTCAGAGATGTATCCGTACGGGAGCTGGGTGAAAACATGATTCTGGCCGAGCATGTGCGGACCGCTAATGGCCTGCTCTTGGTCACCAAGGGCAATCAGATCAGCCGACCCATGCTCCAACGGTTGAGGAACTTTGCCAGCACCTCGGGAATCAAGGAACCAATCCGCGTACTAATTCCACTCACAGGAAGAATACACACCCATCACCTGGAAGACCGACCCGAAGGAGGAATACGATATGACACGGAAGGTCCTCTTCGTAGATGA
- a CDS encoding HDOD domain-containing protein, producing the protein MKRRILFVDDEPRVLQGLQRMLRSMRHEWQMAFAGGGKEALEVLSREPFDVVVSDMRMPAMDGAELLAEVRRRHPEIVRIVLSGHSEKELILKSVLPAHQYLSKPCDPEVLKSAVGRASALRDLLRGDRLKQVVSQMDSLPSLPSLYAEIVEALHSPDTSIQEVGEIISKDVGMTAKILQLVNSAFFGLCQHVSSPVQAATLLGLETMKALVLSVQIFSEFDRSALSGPSLESLREHSIMTGVIAKAIAREEQPGEAAVDDAFMAGMLHDTGKLVLAAKFPQEYRQTTARAQEKGIPIHRAELEIFGTTHSEVGAYLMGLWGLPDSIVEALAFHHEPHRCPEVGFSPLTAVHTGNVLDHERSLAGTGEPLSRIDSDYLKDGGMIERLPVWRTAGLEAAEKGENDDG; encoded by the coding sequence ATGAAAAGACGAATCCTCTTTGTAGACGACGAGCCCAGAGTCCTCCAGGGGCTCCAGAGGATGCTGCGAAGTATGCGCCATGAATGGCAGATGGCGTTTGCAGGGGGCGGAAAGGAGGCCTTGGAAGTTCTCAGCAGAGAACCATTCGATGTTGTGGTGTCGGACATGCGGATGCCGGCTATGGACGGAGCAGAGCTTTTGGCTGAAGTGAGGAGACGCCACCCAGAAATCGTGCGTATTGTTCTGTCAGGGCATTCTGAAAAGGAGCTGATCCTCAAGTCTGTGCTGCCCGCTCACCAGTATCTTTCCAAACCCTGTGATCCAGAGGTACTGAAGTCCGCCGTAGGCCGAGCCAGCGCGCTCCGGGATCTGTTGAGGGGCGACCGTCTCAAGCAAGTGGTTTCTCAAATGGATTCACTGCCGAGTCTGCCTTCTCTATACGCAGAGATAGTGGAAGCTTTGCACTCCCCGGACACATCGATCCAGGAGGTGGGGGAAATCATATCCAAAGACGTAGGTATGACCGCCAAGATCCTTCAGCTGGTCAACTCCGCCTTTTTTGGGCTTTGCCAGCACGTGTCAAGCCCTGTCCAGGCGGCGACCCTCTTGGGGCTGGAGACCATGAAAGCCCTAGTCCTTTCGGTTCAGATCTTCTCGGAGTTCGATCGGTCAGCCCTTTCAGGCCCTTCCCTTGAAAGTCTCCGGGAGCACAGTATCATGACCGGGGTGATTGCAAAGGCCATTGCCAGAGAAGAACAGCCAGGCGAGGCTGCGGTTGACGATGCTTTCATGGCGGGTATGCTCCATGACACGGGGAAACTCGTGCTCGCGGCCAAATTCCCACAAGAATACAGACAGACCACGGCTAGGGCACAAGAGAAAGGCATCCCGATCCATAGAGCTGAACTCGAAATATTCGGAACGACACACTCCGAGGTGGGCGCCTACCTGATGGGTCTCTGGGGGCTCCCGGATTCCATCGTTGAGGCCCTGGCCTTCCACCACGAGCCGCACAGATGCCCTGAAGTCGGGTTCAGCCCCTTGACGGCCGTTCATACCGGCAATGTCCTTGATCATGAACGCTCTTTGGCCGGAACCGGTGAGCCCCTGTCAAGAATCGATTCTGATTATCTGAAAGATGGTGGGATGATTGAACGACTTCCGGTATGGCGGACGGCCGGCCTCGAGGCAGCGGAAAAGGGAGAGAATGATGACGGATAA